The Methyloferula stellata AR4 genome includes a window with the following:
- a CDS encoding curlin repeat-containing protein: protein MQSGDRGGASNSSCVPSRKLFSNMTHERKSAPQASFRPDVLSLNLLLGRLSEARSASSENSVMKPSKALFFIAAAASFQFTAVEAEEAFVAQVNSSRALALPAAPSAATMLAAPVNAGFVAPSAMAATKQNVSQLSQVGTNNSAMVAQIGAGNLSALSQQGHGNVAVVTQSNRSH from the coding sequence ATGCAAAGCGGTGACCGCGGCGGCGCATCGAATTCAAGTTGCGTCCCGTCGCGCAAGCTTTTTTCAAATATGACGCACGAAAGAAAATCCGCTCCGCAAGCCTCATTCCGGCCCGACGTTTTATCTTTAAACTTATTGTTAGGCCGTTTGAGCGAAGCTCGATCAGCTTCATCTGAGAATTCCGTAATGAAACCGTCAAAAGCTCTATTCTTTATCGCCGCCGCCGCTTCATTCCAGTTTACCGCGGTCGAGGCGGAGGAAGCTTTTGTCGCGCAGGTGAATAGCTCGCGCGCGCTGGCTCTTCCCGCCGCGCCGTCAGCCGCGACTATGCTGGCCGCACCAGTGAACGCTGGTTTCGTAGCACCCTCTGCGATGGCCGCCACGAAGCAGAACGTCTCGCAACTGAGCCAGGTCGGCACCAATAATAGCGCCATGGTTGCGCAGATCGGAGCTGGAAATCTTTCGGCTCTTTCGCAGCAAGGCCACGGCAATGTCGCGGTCGTCACGCAATCGAACCGTTCGCATTGA
- a CDS encoding beta strand repeat-containing protein: protein MALVLASSSYAFAQTAPVNESFITQAGTRNHGFVGQTGGNNNQGTLQVGTKNTTATVQKGASSTTNDSGTIQIGTQNSSVASQTGGSNAQTTLQVGVKNSATTKQASTGGSNSNAGATLQFGTGNQAITVQDAAPINSVNATATTNNSLVTQFGFQNQGLVQQTGGKNTQATLQGGAKNLAATEQSNTNAASPASVNTSFTGQFGKNNSGATSQTTADLDNGFGGNSNGGSNQSATFQIGNGNQFATVQTASAGPGLNGVNNEAATLQVGTKNTAMTTQGGTVFDGNANSSVNASLIAQFGSENTATATQTNGANTQATVQLGAKNTAITTQNNNSDGGVTNGAATVQAGKNNFALTGQTVANPLNAGAIGSANNSLIAQVGSQNQAIAAQSTGLQAMIGANNQVTQQVGVYNFAFTAQSSNNGVSNTAVTQQFGSHNVAITAQR, encoded by the coding sequence TTGGCGCTCGTTCTCGCGAGCTCATCATATGCTTTCGCACAAACCGCGCCCGTCAATGAATCGTTCATCACGCAGGCCGGCACGCGCAATCATGGGTTCGTCGGGCAGACCGGTGGCAACAACAACCAAGGCACGCTTCAGGTCGGCACGAAGAACACCACCGCCACGGTTCAAAAGGGCGCTTCGAGCACAACCAATGACTCGGGCACCATCCAGATCGGTACGCAAAACAGCAGCGTGGCCAGCCAGACCGGCGGCAGCAATGCGCAAACGACCTTGCAAGTTGGCGTGAAAAACTCCGCCACGACCAAGCAGGCCAGCACCGGGGGCTCCAACAGCAACGCGGGCGCCACGCTTCAATTCGGTACTGGCAACCAGGCGATCACGGTTCAGGATGCGGCCCCGATCAACAGCGTGAATGCGACCGCTACCACGAACAACTCGCTCGTCACGCAGTTCGGCTTTCAGAATCAGGGGCTCGTACAGCAGACCGGCGGCAAGAACACTCAGGCGACGCTTCAGGGCGGCGCGAAGAATCTTGCCGCTACGGAACAGTCCAACACCAATGCGGCGTCACCCGCGAGCGTCAATACCTCGTTCACCGGCCAGTTCGGCAAGAACAACAGCGGCGCAACGAGCCAAACGACGGCGGATCTTGACAACGGCTTTGGCGGCAATAGCAACGGGGGGTCCAATCAGTCCGCTACGTTCCAGATCGGCAATGGCAATCAGTTTGCGACGGTGCAGACCGCCTCAGCCGGACCCGGTCTGAACGGCGTCAACAACGAGGCCGCCACGCTTCAGGTCGGCACGAAGAACACCGCGATGACTACGCAAGGCGGTACGGTCTTCGATGGTAACGCAAACAGTTCTGTCAATGCTTCGCTGATCGCCCAGTTCGGTTCTGAAAACACCGCCACGGCGACGCAGACGAATGGCGCCAACACTCAGGCGACGGTGCAGCTCGGCGCAAAGAACACCGCCATCACCACGCAGAATAACAATTCTGACGGCGGCGTGACCAACGGCGCTGCGACAGTGCAGGCCGGCAAGAATAACTTTGCCCTGACCGGGCAGACCGTCGCCAATCCGCTCAATGCTGGCGCCATCGGTTCAGCCAACAATTCGTTGATCGCACAGGTCGGCAGCCAGAACCAGGCCATCGCCGCGCAGTCGACCGGTCTTCAGGCCATGATCGGTGCGAATAATCAGGTCACGCAGCAGGTTGGCGTGTACAATTTCGCTTTTACGGCGCAGAGCTCCAACAACGGCGTTTCGAACACGGCGGTCACGCAGCAGTTCGGCTCGCACAATGTTGCGATCACGGCTCAGAGGTAA
- a CDS encoding CsgG/HfaB family protein, with protein MRKNLLMIATAAAAVFSLAGCAGSVSDPLTQPATLVPDTKSGVVLESLPPPAKKLDVAVYNFPDLTGQNKPNDNFAEFSRATTQGAAAILIDVLTKAGDGRWFNVVERNDLQSLLQERQVIQNTRTAIEGDKAQSLPALRFAGIVLEGGIIGYDANETTGGLGANYLGVGGSSQYRQDIVTVALRAVSVQTGRILASVTTTKTVYSIQLQGSAFKFAAVDQILQAEGGLTKNSPMTLAVREGVQLAVYALIFEGVKANLWQFKDPIAGSAFMDQLNAQRKAANFILTPPPPSPVVQQSAPLPEKPVVTAKD; from the coding sequence ATGCGTAAAAATCTTCTCATGATCGCAACGGCAGCAGCGGCCGTTTTTTCGCTGGCAGGCTGCGCGGGATCGGTGAGCGATCCTTTGACCCAACCCGCCACGCTTGTCCCCGATACAAAGTCCGGCGTCGTATTGGAAAGCCTTCCGCCGCCTGCCAAGAAATTGGACGTCGCCGTCTATAATTTTCCAGATTTGACAGGCCAGAACAAGCCCAATGACAATTTCGCCGAATTTTCCCGTGCGACGACGCAAGGCGCCGCGGCCATCTTGATCGACGTCCTGACCAAGGCCGGCGACGGACGCTGGTTCAATGTCGTCGAGCGCAACGACCTGCAATCGCTTCTGCAAGAGCGGCAGGTCATACAGAATACGCGGACGGCGATCGAAGGGGACAAGGCGCAAAGCCTGCCGGCGCTGCGCTTCGCGGGGATTGTGCTTGAAGGCGGCATTATCGGCTATGATGCCAATGAGACGACGGGGGGGCTCGGCGCGAACTATCTCGGTGTCGGTGGCAGCTCGCAATATAGACAGGACATCGTAACCGTTGCGCTTCGCGCCGTTAGCGTTCAGACCGGTAGGATCTTGGCCTCCGTGACGACGACGAAGACCGTCTATTCGATCCAGCTTCAGGGAAGCGCCTTCAAATTCGCGGCAGTCGACCAAATTCTCCAGGCGGAAGGTGGCTTGACGAAGAATTCGCCGATGACCCTGGCAGTTCGAGAAGGCGTTCAGCTTGCCGTCTATGCCCTGATATTCGAAGGCGTCAAAGCCAATTTGTGGCAGTTCAAGGATCCGATCGCAGGCTCAGCCTTCATGGATCAGCTTAATGCTCAGCGAAAGGCTGCCAATTTCATATTGACGCCGCCGCCACCTTCTCCGGTCGTACAGCAAAGCGCGCCGCTGCCTGAAAAGCCCGTGGTGACCGCGAAGGATTAA
- a CDS encoding curli assembly protein CsgF — protein sequence MDRIYRVMIVGLGLGFSASPVLASSLTYTPTNPTFGGNPLNGTFLLSTAQAQGAGANSGQNSPNLSGLESALSGIGSGSVVVCCTSTPTNP from the coding sequence GTGGATAGAATTTATCGGGTCATGATCGTCGGTTTGGGGTTGGGCTTCTCCGCCTCTCCTGTCTTGGCGTCGTCGCTGACCTATACGCCGACCAATCCGACATTCGGCGGAAATCCTCTGAACGGCACGTTTTTGCTTTCGACCGCGCAGGCGCAAGGTGCCGGAGCCAACTCCGGTCAAAACTCGCCTAACCTTTCCGGGCTCGAGTCAGCGCTCAGCGGCATCGGCAGCGGCTCGGTGGTTGTCTGCTGCACATCGACGCCCACGAATCCCTAA
- a CDS encoding amidohydrolase family protein — protein sequence MAGCLSEDERAGLFPSELVAHRTPIPTQIVSSDEYYPAPQNDKQRDVEKRLLAMADELGQRQGMDRRRFFQTAAGMAAAFVVMNEVYGSVFDATPAEAATPDMAQARADALKDQLILDMHTHFLRDDTRLTSFVDMRNAVGKGGWNKELAGKEQTIDDLKFANYIKEIFLDSDTKIALISSAPSDIAQDWFLTNEQMAAARDKINNKAAGGVATEVGTKRLLSHAIFTPGQPGWLDNIDAALALKPDSMKGYTIGDNTHKATSRYPWRMDDEKLAYKSYEKFVKAGIKNVCVHKGLFSPLVEKAYPNLRGYADVSDVGQAAKDWPDLNFIIYHSGYRYVGNTNVDPALAFAEFERTGRIGWISDFAEIPAQYGVSNVYGDLGQVIAMTLIGEPHLAAAALGILLKGLGPERVCWGTDALWTGSPQWQIEGLRRLEIPEDMQKRYGFTPLGDANGPVKTAIFSGNNAKLYNIDLKKADLDLRGDRFALIKSDYEREGPDRSNLRYGYINRSLA from the coding sequence ATGGCTGGATGTTTGAGTGAAGACGAACGAGCCGGGCTGTTCCCGTCCGAACTCGTCGCACACCGCACACCCATTCCGACGCAGATCGTTTCCAGCGACGAATATTATCCCGCGCCTCAGAATGATAAACAGCGCGATGTGGAAAAGCGCCTTCTCGCGATGGCCGACGAGCTTGGCCAGCGGCAAGGTATGGACAGACGGCGCTTCTTTCAAACGGCCGCAGGTATGGCGGCAGCCTTCGTCGTCATGAACGAAGTCTATGGCTCCGTCTTCGATGCGACGCCCGCGGAAGCTGCTACACCAGATATGGCACAGGCCCGCGCCGATGCGCTGAAAGACCAGCTTATTCTGGACATGCATACGCATTTCTTGCGCGATGATACGCGGCTCACGTCTTTCGTCGACATGCGAAACGCTGTCGGGAAGGGCGGCTGGAACAAGGAGCTGGCGGGCAAGGAGCAGACGATCGACGACTTGAAGTTTGCAAATTACATCAAAGAAATTTTTCTCGATAGCGACACGAAGATCGCGCTGATTTCGAGCGCACCCTCAGATATCGCGCAGGATTGGTTTCTGACCAACGAACAGATGGCCGCCGCCCGGGACAAGATCAACAACAAGGCCGCGGGCGGGGTCGCGACCGAAGTGGGGACAAAGCGGCTGTTGTCGCATGCGATCTTCACACCGGGTCAGCCGGGATGGCTCGACAATATAGACGCCGCGCTCGCGTTAAAGCCTGACTCGATGAAGGGCTACACCATCGGCGATAACACGCATAAGGCGACAAGCCGGTATCCTTGGCGCATGGATGATGAAAAGCTCGCCTATAAGAGCTACGAGAAGTTCGTAAAGGCAGGCATCAAGAACGTTTGTGTGCATAAGGGGTTGTTTTCTCCCTTGGTCGAGAAAGCCTATCCTAACTTGCGTGGATATGCGGATGTCAGCGATGTCGGACAAGCTGCGAAGGACTGGCCGGACCTAAACTTCATTATTTATCACTCGGGCTATCGCTATGTTGGCAATACCAATGTCGATCCGGCTTTGGCTTTTGCTGAATTCGAACGCACGGGGCGGATCGGCTGGATCAGCGATTTCGCGGAAATTCCTGCGCAATATGGCGTCAGCAATGTGTATGGCGATCTTGGTCAGGTCATTGCCATGACACTCATCGGTGAACCTCATTTAGCCGCTGCTGCTCTGGGCATCCTGCTCAAGGGGCTTGGACCGGAGCGCGTCTGCTGGGGTACGGACGCGCTTTGGACCGGATCGCCGCAATGGCAAATTGAAGGACTGCGTCGTCTCGAAATTCCCGAAGACATGCAAAAGCGATATGGCTTCACGCCGCTCGGTGACGCAAATGGACCGGTGAAGACAGCCATCTTCAGCGGCAATAATGCCAAGCTCTATAATATAGACTTGAAAAAGGCGGACCTCGATTTGAGAGGTGATCGGTTTGCTCTGATCAAGAGCGATTACGAAAGAGAGGGCCCCGATCGGAGCAACTTGCGATACGGCTATATTAATAGGTCATTGGCGTGA
- a CDS encoding UDP-glucuronic acid decarboxylase family protein — translation MHKGRTLVTGGAGFIGSHLCEQLLARGNEVLCVDNFYTGTRKNVQHLLANPRFELMRHDVCFPLYVEVDQIYNLACPASPVHYQFDPVQTTKTSVHGAINMLGLAKRVKAKILQASTSEVYGDPTVHPQPESYWGNINPIGPRSCYDEGKRCAETLFFDYRRQHNLNIKVARIFNTYGPRMHPNDGRVVSNFVMQALGNDDITIYGDGNQTRSFCYVDDLVDGLIRLMETPDDITGPINLGNPGEFTIRQLAETIIELTGSSSRLVSRPLPQDDPRQRQPDLGRANSILGWQPTTRLRDGLALVIDYFRSLQAEELPSKPLMKIVSNCA, via the coding sequence GTGCATAAAGGCCGTACATTGGTTACGGGAGGTGCGGGCTTTATCGGATCGCACCTCTGCGAACAGCTTCTGGCTCGCGGAAATGAAGTTCTGTGCGTCGATAATTTCTACACCGGAACGCGAAAGAATGTTCAGCACCTGCTGGCCAATCCGCGCTTTGAACTGATGCGGCACGACGTCTGTTTTCCGCTCTATGTCGAAGTCGACCAGATTTATAATCTCGCCTGTCCGGCCTCGCCGGTTCATTATCAATTTGATCCGGTTCAAACGACGAAGACGAGCGTTCACGGCGCGATCAACATGCTCGGCTTGGCGAAGCGCGTGAAGGCCAAAATCCTGCAGGCATCGACATCGGAAGTCTATGGCGACCCGACGGTTCACCCTCAGCCTGAGAGCTACTGGGGCAATATCAACCCGATCGGTCCACGCTCATGCTATGATGAGGGTAAGCGTTGCGCCGAAACTCTCTTCTTCGATTACCGCCGGCAGCATAACCTGAATATCAAGGTGGCCCGCATTTTCAATACATACGGCCCCCGCATGCATCCGAACGATGGACGCGTCGTCTCCAATTTTGTGATGCAAGCCCTTGGAAACGATGACATCACCATCTATGGGGATGGAAACCAAACGCGCTCATTTTGCTATGTCGACGACTTGGTGGATGGGCTGATCAGGCTCATGGAAACGCCCGATGACATTACCGGGCCGATCAACCTCGGCAATCCGGGCGAGTTTACGATCCGTCAGCTCGCGGAAACAATCATTGAGCTGACGGGATCGTCGTCGAGGCTCGTCTCGCGTCCATTGCCGCAGGACGATCCCCGTCAGAGGCAACCCGATCTGGGCCGGGCCAATAGCATCTTGGGATGGCAGCCGACCACCAGGCTTCGAGACGGCTTGGCGCTTGTCATCGATTATTTCCGTTCTTTGCAGGCAGAGGAATTACCGTCCAAACCGCTGATGAAGATCGTTTCGAATTGCGCTTGA